From a region of the Narcine bancroftii isolate sNarBan1 chromosome 5, sNarBan1.hap1, whole genome shotgun sequence genome:
- the LOC138764810 gene encoding probable G-protein coupled receptor 139 isoform X2 translates to MRRHNANLLTIVILSRGRCGLSKCISAYMMTMAATDFTVIVINVILYEILMYRLSNKFLYSTSFLIAVIYLLDITLEFSQWSTVAFTFDRYVAMCCPKLQPKYCRVKTLNILVPIILILLCVENIPLLLLFEPRQIIGSISLGVRPRLDILTSPMFGTFIKLKTIQCLFIAFGLIFLFNGLTVRHILLVSKARRAFRSQRSADGRDMEMESRRKSIILLISVSGSFTLLWLPVSVTYFITSYNVYVNRDYTSPAFIAVQIGTLLTYLSSCSNTSIYAATQSKFREELKTLLKFPLSFIVNLVKKKSNQSKSFLSK, encoded by the exons ATGCGCCGCCACAATG CGAACTTACTGACAATTGTGATCCTCTCCCGAGGAAGGTGCGGACTTTCCAAGTGTATCTCCGCCTACATGATGACCATGGCAGCGACGGATTTCACGGTGATCGTCATCAACGTCATTCTTTATGAAATTTTAATGTATCGCTTGTCAAACAAATTTCTATATTCAACTAGTTTCCTTATAGCCGTGATATACCTACTGGACATCACTTTGGAATTCTCGCAGTGGTCCACAGTCGCATTCACTTTTGACCGATATGTCGCGATGTGCTGTCCGAAGCTTCAACCAAAGTACTGCAGAGTGAAAACTTTAAACATCCTCGTACCAATTATTCTGATCCTCCTTTGTGTGGAAAACATTCCTTTGTTATTGTTATTTGAGCCTCGACAAATAATTGGCTCCATTTCTTTGGGTGTCCGCCCGAGACTGGACATCCTCACCTCGCCAATGTTTGGTACGTTCATTAAATTGAAAACCATTCAGTGTTTATTCATTGCGTTTGGCTTAATATTCCTGTTTAATGGGTTGACAGTCAGACATATCTTGTTGGTCAGCAAAGCACGGAGGGCATTCAGGAGTCAGAGGAGTGCGGATGGTCGAGACATGGAAATGGAGAGCAGgagaaaatccatcatcttgcTGATCAGTGTGTCGGGCAGCTTCACGCTGCTGTGGCTTCCAGTGTCTGTCACCTACTTTATCACCAGCTACAATGTGTACGTTAATCGTGACTATACGTCTCCCGCATTCATCGCTGTTCAGATTGGGACTCTGCTCACGTACCTGAGTTCCTGTTCAAACACGTCTATATATGCAGCGACTCAGTCAAAATTCAGGGAGGAATTAAAGACTTTGCTAAAGTTTCCTTTGTCATTTATTGTAAACTTGGTCAAGAAAAAATCAAATCAAAGCAAGTCTTTCTTATCTAAGTAA
- the LOC138764810 gene encoding probable G-protein coupled receptor 139 isoform X1, producing the protein MLCYTRGRFAMRECAATQPPSETANLLTIVILSRGRCGLSKCISAYMMTMAATDFTVIVINVILYEILMYRLSNKFLYSTSFLIAVIYLLDITLEFSQWSTVAFTFDRYVAMCCPKLQPKYCRVKTLNILVPIILILLCVENIPLLLLFEPRQIIGSISLGVRPRLDILTSPMFGTFIKLKTIQCLFIAFGLIFLFNGLTVRHILLVSKARRAFRSQRSADGRDMEMESRRKSIILLISVSGSFTLLWLPVSVTYFITSYNVYVNRDYTSPAFIAVQIGTLLTYLSSCSNTSIYAATQSKFREELKTLLKFPLSFIVNLVKKKSNQSKSFLSK; encoded by the exons atgttgtgttacacgcggggccggttcgccatgagagagtgtgccgccacacaacccccctcaGAAACGG CGAACTTACTGACAATTGTGATCCTCTCCCGAGGAAGGTGCGGACTTTCCAAGTGTATCTCCGCCTACATGATGACCATGGCAGCGACGGATTTCACGGTGATCGTCATCAACGTCATTCTTTATGAAATTTTAATGTATCGCTTGTCAAACAAATTTCTATATTCAACTAGTTTCCTTATAGCCGTGATATACCTACTGGACATCACTTTGGAATTCTCGCAGTGGTCCACAGTCGCATTCACTTTTGACCGATATGTCGCGATGTGCTGTCCGAAGCTTCAACCAAAGTACTGCAGAGTGAAAACTTTAAACATCCTCGTACCAATTATTCTGATCCTCCTTTGTGTGGAAAACATTCCTTTGTTATTGTTATTTGAGCCTCGACAAATAATTGGCTCCATTTCTTTGGGTGTCCGCCCGAGACTGGACATCCTCACCTCGCCAATGTTTGGTACGTTCATTAAATTGAAAACCATTCAGTGTTTATTCATTGCGTTTGGCTTAATATTCCTGTTTAATGGGTTGACAGTCAGACATATCTTGTTGGTCAGCAAAGCACGGAGGGCATTCAGGAGTCAGAGGAGTGCGGATGGTCGAGACATGGAAATGGAGAGCAGgagaaaatccatcatcttgcTGATCAGTGTGTCGGGCAGCTTCACGCTGCTGTGGCTTCCAGTGTCTGTCACCTACTTTATCACCAGCTACAATGTGTACGTTAATCGTGACTATACGTCTCCCGCATTCATCGCTGTTCAGATTGGGACTCTGCTCACGTACCTGAGTTCCTGTTCAAACACGTCTATATATGCAGCGACTCAGTCAAAATTCAGGGAGGAATTAAAGACTTTGCTAAAGTTTCCTTTGTCATTTATTGTAAACTTGGTCAAGAAAAAATCAAATCAAAGCAAGTCTTTCTTATCTAAGTAA